The Streptomyces sp. NBC_01363 region TCGGACATGGCGTCGATCAGCCGGGCGGAGGCGGCGGGCACGGTGACCCCGTGAATCCGGGACGGCGCGACCGGAACGGGGGCAGACTTCGGGTGGGCCACCCAGTGCGGAGCCATCCGCGCGCAGTCACCGCGCAGCTCGGCCAGGCTGATCTCGGACTCGCGCGTGGCGATGTGGTTCGACATAACCGCACCGTAGGCACCGCAGGCCACAGGAAGAAAGCCCTACTATCGGGTAGTTTTTCCCCCTTCAGGGCAGGTCCGGGGAACCGGTAGCGTGAACTGTCACGCCGCCCCGGGAACACAGTCACCCGTTCCCCCCGATCTCCGCAGGAGCAGTCTCCCCGTGCGAATCGCAGTCACCGGCTCCATCGCCACCGATCACCTCATGACCTTCCCCGGCCGTTTCGCCGACCAGCTGGTCGCGGATCAGCTGCACACGGTCTCGCTCTCCTTCCTGGTCGACAACCTCGATGTGCGCCGGGGCGGTGTCGCCGCCAACATCTGCTTCGGCATGGGCCTGCTGGGCACGGAGCCGATCCTGGTCGGTGCCGCCGGCTCCGACTTCGACGAGTACCGCGCCTGGCTCGACCGCCACGGCGTCGACACCGGGTCGGTCCGGATCTCCGAGGTCCTGCACACCGCCCGCTTCGTCTGCACGACGGATGCCGACCACAACCAGATCGGTTCCTTCTACACCGGTGCGATGAGCGAGGCCCGGCTCATCGAGCTGAAGGCCGTCGCCGACCGGGTCGGCGGCCTCGACCTGGTCTCGATCGGCGCCGACGACCCCGAGGGGATGCTCCGCCACACCGAGGAGTGCCGCTCCCGCGGCATCCCGTTCGCCGCGGACTTCTCGCAGCAGATCGCGCGGATGGACGGCGACGAGATCCGGATCCTCCTGGACGGCGCCACGTACCTCTTCTCCAACGAGTACGAGAAGGGGCTCATCGAGTCCAAGACCGGCTGGACCGACGAGGAGATCCTGGCCAAGGTCGGCCACCGGGTCACCACCCTCGGCGCCCGTGGCGTGCGCATCGAGCGCGCCGGCCAGGAGCCGATCGAGGTCGGCTGCCCGGAGGAGGAGATCAAGGCCGACCCGACCGGCGTGGGCGACGCCTTCCGGGCCGGTTTCCTCTCCGGTCTCGCCTGGGGCGTCGGCCTGGAGCGCGCCGCCCAGGTCGGCTGCATGCTGGCCACCCTGGTCATCGAGACGGTCGGCACCCAGGAGTACACCCTGCGCCGCACCCACTTCATGGACCGCTTCACCAAGGCGTACGGCGACGAGGCCGCCGCCGAGGTCCGCACGCACCTGGGCTGATCCGGCGGACGGGCTCAGACGAGCCGGCGGACCACATAGGCCGAGCCGCGGTCCGCCGGCTCCTCGCCCACGTACTCCTGCTCGCGCATGGCGCACCAGGCCGGGATGTCCAGGCGTGCCGCCTCGTCGTCGGAGAGCACGGTCACCGTCCCGCCCGGCGGTACCTCCCCGATCACCTTTGCGAGCTCGATCACCGGGATCGGGCACCGCTTCCCGAGCGCGTCGATCACCAGGGACGCGGCCGGGGCGGGGGAGGGGGGCACCGCAGCGGGCGCGCCCAGCCTCTGCCGTACCTCCGCCACCACCCGGGGCAGCACGTCCAGGAAGCGGTCGACGTCCTCCCCGGCGGTGCCGTTCGGCAGCGACACCCGTACGTTCCCCTCCGACAGCACTCCCATGGCCCTGAGCACATGGCTCGGCGTCAGCGTGCTGCTGGTGCAGGATGAGCCGGACGACACGGAGAACCCCGCCCGGTCCAGCTCGTGCAGCAGTGTCTCCCCGTCGACATAGAGACAGGAGAAGGTCACCAGATGCGGCAGCCGCCGCACCGGGTCGCCGACCACCTCCACATCGGGCACCACCTCCGCCACCGTGGCCCTGATGCGGTCCACCAGGGCCCGCAGCCGTACGGACTCGGCCGCGGCCTCGGCCCGCACGGCGCGCAGCGACGCCGCCGCGGCGACGATCGCCGGAATGTTCTCGAAACCCGCCGCCCGTCCCGACTCCCGCTCGTCGGCCGGTCCTTGAGCGGCGAACCGCACCCCCTTGCGCACCGCCAGCAGCCCGACGCCGGAGGGCCCGCCCCATTTGTGGGCGCTGCCCACCAGCAGCGACCAGCCGTCCGGCACCGGCTCCCGGCCCAGCGACTGCGCGGCGTCCACCAGCAGCGGCACCCCCGCCGCCCGGCAGACCTCCGCGACCCCGGCCACCGGCTGCTCGGTGCCGACCTCGTGATTGGCGGACTGCAGACAGGCCAGCGCGGTGTCCTCGCGCAGCGCGTCCGCGAACGCCGCCGTGCTCACCGCCCCCGACCGGTCCACCGGGACCTCGGAGACCGACCCGCCCTGCGCCTCATGGGCGGCCGCCGAATGGAGCACCGACGAGTGTTCGACCGAGGAGACGACCAGATGGCGGCCGACCCGCCGACGTCCTGCGAGAGCCCCGGAAATCCCCGCGTGCACCGCCCGGGTCCCCGAAGGAGTGAATGTGAGCTCGTCCGGACGGCATCCGACGGCCTCGGCGGCGGCCTCCCGGGCGGCGTCCAGCAGCAGCCGGGCGCGCCGTCCCTCGCGGTAGAGCCTGGCAGGGTCGGCCCAGCCCTCGTCCAGCGCGGCAAGCAGCGCCTGACGTGCGACGGGGTGCAGGGGAGCGGAGGATGCGGTGTCGAAGTAGGGCACGCGGCCACGCTAGCCCGAGCCGGGCCCGGACCCGGGGACGGGCCGCCCGCGAGGGGTCGGGAGAGGGGGCGTCAGATCGCGCTCGGAGGCCCGTATTCCACCCCTTCGGGGAGTCGGGCGGCGCGTTGGGCACCCTCCCCGCGCGACCCCAAATAGCGTCCAGTAGGGTTTGGTCCGCATAAACATCCAAACCCCTGCCCGCGTCAGGGCGGCGACCGACCAGAAAGACGGCCGCGCCGACCGCGCGGGCGAGACTCTCGGGAAGGCGCTACGTGAGTCCCAACGGCTCCGACCGCTCGTCGCGGCGCCCGATGCGGCGGAAGCTGCCGCAGGTGCTGACTGCGGGCCTGATCCTGGCGACCGCAACCGGTTGCACATACAAGGACTTCCCCCGCCTTGGTATGCCCACGCCGGTAACAGAAGAGGCACCACGGATCCTTTCCCTCTGGCAGGGCTCGTGGGCGGCAGCGCTCGCCACGGGCGTGCTGGTCTGGGGCCTGATCCTGTGGAGCGTCATCTTCCACCGGCGCAGCCGCACCAAGGTCGAGGTTCCTCCGCAGACCAGGTACAACATGCCCATCGAGGCGCTGTACACCGTGGTCCCTCTGATCATCGTCTCGGTGTTGTTCTACTTCACCGCGCGCGATGAATCGAAGATCCTTTCGCTCTCTCCGAAGCCCGCCCACACCATCAACGTGGTCGGCTATCAGTGGAGCTGGGGCTTCAACTACATCGAGAACGTGGACGGCTCGACCGCCACGGGCAACGAGATCCCCAAGGAGCTCGACGCCATCCCCAACCGGTTCCAGAAGGACTTCCCCAAGGGTGCGGAAGGCGTCTACGACTTCGGCATCCCGGGAACGCGGAACCCGCAGAACGGCAACCCGGGTCCGACCCTGTGGCTGCCGAAGGGCGAGAAGGTCCGCTTCGTTCTGACTTCGCGTGACGTCATCCACTCCTTCTGGGTGGTGCCGTTCCTCATGAAGCAGGACGTTTTTCCGGGCCACACCAACGCCTTCGAGGTGACTCCCAACCAGGAGGGCACCTTCATGGGCAAGTGCGCCGAGCTCTGCGGCGCCGACCACTCCCGGATGCTCTTCAACGTCAAGGTCGTCTCCCCGGAGCGCTACCAGGCGCACCTCGAGGAGCTGGCGAAGAAGGGCCAGACGGGCTACGTGCCGGCCGGCATCGAGCAGACTGACCCGGCCAGGAATGCGGAGACGAACAAACTGTGAGCATCCTCAACGAACCTCAGGGTGCCGCGGCAGCAGACGACTCGTACGAGGACGAGCTGCCGGTCCGGCGGAAGCAGCCGGGAAACGTCGTCATCAAGTGGCTGACCACCACTGACCACAAGACGATCGGCACGATGTACCTGGTCACATCGTTCGCGTTCTTCTGCATCGGCGGTCTGATGGCGCTCTTCATGCGCGCCGAACTGGCCCGTCCCGGCACGCAGATCATGTCGAACGAGCAGTTCAACCAGGCGTTCACGATGCACGGCACGATCATGCTGCTGATGTTCGCGACGCCGCTGTTCGCCGGATTCGCGAACTGGATCATGCCGCTGCAGATCGGCGCGCCCGACGTGGCGTTCCCGCGGCTGAACATGTTCGCGTACTGGCTGTACCTCTTCGGTTCGATCATCGCGGTGGCCGGCTTCCTCACCCCGCAGGGTGCTGCGGACTTCGGCTGGTTCGCCTACTCCCCGCTCTCGGACGCGGTCCGGTCGCCGGGTGTCGGCGCCGACATGTGGATCATGGGTCTGGCCTTCTCCGGCTTCGGCACGATCCTCGGTTCGGTCAACTTCATCACCACGATCATCTGCATGCGCGCTCCCGGCATGACGATGTTCCGCATGCCGATCTTCGTCTGGAACGTCCTGCTGACCGGTGTGCTGGTCCTGCTGGCCTTCCCGGTCCTCGCCGCCGCGCTCTTCGCGCTGGAGGCGGACCGTAAATTCGGGGCGCATGTCTTCGACGCGGCCAATGGCGGCGCATTGCTCTGGCAACACCTCTTCTGGTTCTTCGGCCATCCAGAGGTGTACATCATCGCCTTGCCATTCTTCGGAATCATTTCCGAAGTGATTCCGGTGTTCAGCCGGAAGCCGATGTTCGGCTACATCGGCCTGATCAGCGCGACGATCGCCATCGCGGGCCTCTCCGTGACCGTGTGGGCGCACCACATGTACGTCACGGGCGGTGTGCTGCTGCCGTTCTTCTCGTTCATGACCTTCCTCATCGCGGTACCGACCGGTGTGAAGTTCTTCAACTGGATCGGCACGATGTGGAAGGGGTCGTTGTCCTTCGAGACACCGATGCTCTGGGCCGTCGGCTTCCTGATCACCTTCACCTTCGGTGGTCTGACCGGCGTGATCCTGGCATCGCCCCCGATGGACTTCCACGTGTCGGACTCGTACTTCGTCGTCGCGCACTTCCACTACGTCATCTTCGGCACCGTGGTCTTCGCGATGTTCTCCGGATTCCACTTCTGGTGGCCGAAGTTCACCGGCAAGATGCTGGACGAGCGGCTCGGCAAGATCACGTTCTGGACGCTGTTCGTGGGCTTCCACGGCACGTTCCTGGTGCAGCACTGGCTCGGTGCCGAGGGAATGCCGCGTCGTTACGCGGACTACCTCGCCGCGGACGGCTTCACCGCGCTGAACACGATCTCGACGATCTCCTCGTTCCTGCTCGGCCTGTCGATGCTGCCGTTCTTCTACAACGTGTGGAAGACCGCCAAGTACGGCAAGAAGATCGAGGTCGACGACCCGTGGGGCTACGGCCGTTCGCTGGAGTGGGCGACTTCCTGCCCGCCGCCGCGGCACAACTTCCTCACCCTGCCGCGGATCCGTTCCGAATCCCCGGCGTTCGACCTGCATCACCCGGAGATCGCGGCGCTCGAGCAGTTGGAGCACCACTTCGAGGATGACAAGGCCCTCGCTGGTGGCAAGGAGGCCGGCAAGTGAAGATCCAGGGCAAGATGTTCATCTGGTTGAGCGTCTTCATCCTCGCCATGGCCGTCACGTACGGCGTGTGGTCGAAGGAGCCGGCCGGTACCACCGCACTCGTCCTGGCCTTCGGGCTGAGCGTCATGATCGGCTTCTACCTGGCCTTCACGGCCCGGCGGGTCGACGCCCTGGCGCAGGACAACAAGGAAGCCGATGTCGCGGACGAGGCCGGCGAGGTGGGGTTCTTCTCCCCGCACAGCTGGCAGCCGCTCTCGCTGGCGGTCGGCGGTGCCCTCGCCTTCATGGGAGTCATCTTCGGCTGGTGGCTGCTCTACTTCTCGGCCCCGGTCATCCTGATCGGTCTGTTCGGCTGGGTCTTCGAGTACTACCGCGGTGAGAACCGCACCCAGTGACCTCGCGTCACCGCTCCACCTGACGGGGGGCCCGCACTTCTCCACCGAGAGGAGTACGGGTCCCCCGTTCGCAGTCACACCGCGCGCTGATACGGATGAACTTTCATAGCGTGGGTCCATGAACCACACGCCGCGCATCCGCCCCGCAGTGGGCTGCACCCTGCTGGTCGTGACCCTGGTCGCAGGAGTGACCGCCTGTGGCGGGTCCGGCGGCCATCCGCTCGCGGAGAAGCCGTACGACGCTGTGGACGAGATCTCCTCCAACGCGTCGGACGGCGACGGGAAGGTCGACCCCGGCAAGCCGCTGGAGGTCACCGTCAACGGCGACGACGGCCGGATCACGGACGTGTCGGCCGTCGACACGACGGGCCGCCACCTCGCGGGCGAACTCGACGCCGACGGGCAGCGGTGGCACTCCACCCTCCCGCTCGCCGCCGGCACCCGGTACACCGTGCGGGTCAGCACGGAGGACGACGACGGCGCTCCGGGCGGCCGTACGCTCTCTTTCGGAACCACCTCCGCCAAGAAGTTCCTGAAGGTCGCCTTCGGCCCTCAGGCGGGCACCTACGGCGTCGGACAGCCCATCACGGCGGAACTCAGCGCTCCGATCAAGGACAAGGCGTCCAGGGCCAACGTCGAGCGCGCCCTCAGGGTCCGCTCGACACCCGCCGTGACCGGTTCCTGGTACTGGGTCGACGACAAGACCCTGCACTACCGCCCCAAGGACTACTGGCCCGCCAGGGCCACCATCGACGTCACCAGCGGCCTGGCCGGGGTCAAGGTCACCGACGCCCTCTACGGCGCCCCCACGAAGGCGCTGAGGCTCACCACGGGCGACCGCATCGAGGCCGTCACGGACGCCGCGGCGCACTCGATGACGGTCAAGCGCAACGGGAAAGTGATCAACACCATTCCGGTGACGACCGGCAAGCCCGGCTTCTCCACCCGAAACGGCGTCAAGGTCGTGCTGGGCAAGGAGTACAACGTACGTATGCGCGGGGAGACGATCGGCATCGCGGAGGGCTCCTCCGACTCGTACGACCTGCTGGTCTACTACGCGACGCGCGTCACCTGGAGCGGCGAGTACGTGCACGCGGCCCCCTGGTCCACCGGCTCGCAGGGGTACGCGAACGTGAGCCACGGCTGTACGGGCATGAGCACCGGCCAGGCCGAGTGGTTCTACAACACGGTGCGCCAGGGCGACATCGTCACGGTCGTGGGCAGCCAGGGCGAGACGATGACGCCGTTCGACAACGGCTACGGGGACTGGAACCTGTCCTGGGCCAAATGGCTGAAGGGCAGCGCCCTGCAGAAGAACACCACGCCGGACCGTACGGACACGTTCCAGGCGGCGCGACTGCGTCCCGAGGTCTGACCGGACCGGGGAGTGCGCTGCCCCTCAGTGGGACCACGGACGAAACCGCGGCGGGACTCAGGCGTTCACGCAGTCCCTGCTGCGCAGCAGGGCGGCCAGGGCGTCCGCGAACTCGACCGGCTCGACCGGCAGGGTCACCGCGGCGTCCGCACGGCTCCAGGTGGCCAGCCAGGCGTCCTGCGGGCGCCCGATCAGCAGCAGTACCGGCGGGCAGTGGAAGATCTCGTCCTTGATCTGCCGGCAGACGCCCATGCCGCCCGCGGGCGCCGTCTCGCCGTCCAGCACGCAGACGTCGATGCCGCCGCGGTCCAGCGCCTCCAGCACGGCGGGCAGGGTGGCGCATTCCAGGAATTCCACCGGTGGCACATCGGCCGCGGGCCTGTGCCCGGCTGCCAGCCTCACCTGCTCACGGGTGTTGGCGTCGTCGCTGTAGACCAGGACCGTGGCGGTCGGCTGCATTGTTCCTCCGTGACATCTGTGTCTTCGGGGCTTTCCGGGCATGAACCGATGCGCGGATCGTACTCCGCCCGACGTCCTGTCAGCACCGCCCGGGACGGCGGATCCATGGGCCGTTCGGGGAGGACACACCCGCCTGACACACCGAACGGCACCCCCCGGGGTGAGGGCGGGATAAGCGACCGACATAATGTCGGTCGTGGCGACAGCAACGACAGTAGAAACCGGGCACGCGCACCCCTCGGTCAATCGACCGAACCTCACCAGCGTCGGAACCATCATCTGGTTGAGTTCCGAGCTGATGTTCTTCGCGGCCCTCTTCGCGATGTACTTCACCCTGCGATCGGTGATGGGACCGGACCACTGGAAGGAAATGGCTTCGGCCCTGAACTTCCCGTTCTCGGCGACGAACACCACGATCCTGGTGCTCTCCTCACTCACCTGCCAGCTCGGCGTCTTCGCCGCGGAGCGGGGCGATGTGAAGAAGCTCCGTGCCTGGTTCGTGATCACTTTCGTGATGGGTGCGATCTTCATCGGAGGCCAGGTCTTCGAGTACACCGAGCTGGTGAAGAAGGACGGCCTCTCGCTGTCCTCCGACCCGTACGGCTCGGTGTTCTACCTGACCACCGGCTTCCACGGTCTGCATGTGACAGGCGGTCTCATCGCCTTCCTGCTCGTTCTGGGCAGGACATACGCAGCCAAGAGGTTCACCCACGAACAGGCGACCGCCGCCATCGTCGTGTCCTATTACTGGCACTTCGTCGATGTCGTATGGATCGGCCTCTTCGCCACGATCTACATGATCAAGTAACCGGGCTCGAACCCGAACCACATCCAGCATCGACGCAGAAGATCCTGACACCGGGGTAATCCGTGAAAAAGCTCTCCGCACGACGACGCCATCCGTTGGCGGCGGTCGTCGTACTACTCCTCGCGCTGGCGGCCACTGGGGGGCTGTACGCCGCGTTTGCGCCCGCGAGTAAGGCGCAGGCCGACGAAACCGCCCAGTCCCTCGCCATCGACGAGGGCAAGAAGCTGTACTCCGTCGGTTGCGCCAGCTGCCACGGAACCGGCGGTCAGGGCACCACCGACGGGCCGAGCCTGGTCGGCGTGGGCTCCGCCGCCGTTGACTTCCAGGTCGGTACGGGCCGTATGCCGGCGCAGCAGCCCGGCGCCCAGGTGCCGAAGAAGAAGGTCATCTACAACCAGGCGCAGATCGATCAGCTCGCGGCGTACGTCGCGTCGCTCGGCGCCGGTCCGATCATTCCGACCAAGAACCAGGTCAGCCCTGACGGTGCGGACATCGCCAAGGGTGGCGACCTGTTCCGTACCAACTGCGCGCAGTGCCACAACTTCACCGGTGAGGGCGGCGCGCTGACGAACGGCAAGTACGCGCCCAGCCTTGAAGGCGTGGACCCGAAGCACATCTACGAGGCCATGCAGACCGGCCCGCAGAGCATGCCGTCCTTCCCGGACACGACGATGCCCGAGCAGCAGAAGCGGGACATCATCGCGTACATCCAGACCGTCAACAGCGCCCAGTCGGAGAACCCGGGTGGTCTGAAGCTGGGCGGCCTGGGGCCGGTCAGCGAGGGGCTGTTCGCCTGGATCTTCGGGCTCGGCGCACTGATCGCAGTTGCCATTTGGGTCGCGGCCCACACCGCTAAGGCCAAGAAGTCATGAGTAGCCAAGAGATTCCAGACGAGAACCTGCCCGCTGAGCAGGACACCGCGCACGGCGCGGTAGTAGAGGTCGCGGACGACCCGTTCGCCGACCCGGGGCTGCCGGCCCACAAGCCGCGCATCCAGGACATCGACGAACGGGCCGCGAAGCGCTCCGAGCGCGCCGTGGCGTTCATGTTCACGCTGTCCATGCTGGCGACGATCGGCTTCATCGCCTCGTACGTCATCTTCCCGGTCGACAAGATCGTGTACATCTGGCCCTTCGGCCATGTGAGCGCGCTCAACTTCTCCCTGGGTCTGACCCTGGGCGTGGCCCTCTTCGCGATCGGCGCCGGCGCCGTCCACTGGGCGCGCACGCTGATGTCCGACGTGGAGGTCGCCGACGACCGGCACGCCATCGAGGCCGAGCCCGAGGTCAAGGCGAAGGTCCTGGCGGACTTCGCGGCAGGTGCCGAGGAGTCCGCGTTCGGGCGGCGCAAGCTGATCCGCAACACCATGTTCGGCGCGCTGGCCCTGGTGCCGCTCTCCGGTGTGGTGCTGCTGCGCGACCTCGGTCCGCTGCCGGAGAAGAAGCTCCGCAACACCCTGTGGGCCAAGGGCAAGCAGCTCATCAACATGAACACGATGGAGCCGCTGCGTCCCGAGGACGTCGCCGTCGGTTCGCTGACCTTCGCCATGCCCGAGGGCCTGTCGGAGCACGCGGAGGACTTCCAGAACCAGATCGCCAAGGCCGCGCTGATGATCATCCGCATCCAGCCGGAGAACATCAAGGACAAGCGCGAGCGCGAGTGGGCCCACGAGGGAATCGTGGCCTTCTCCAAGATCTGCACGCACGTCGGCTGCCCGATCAGCCTGTACGAGCAGCAGACGCACCACGTGCTCTGCCCGTGCCACCAGTCCACCTTCGACCTCTCCGACGGCGCCCGCGTCATCTTCGGTCCGGCCGGTCACGCCCTTCCGCAGCTGCGGATCGGTGTGAACAGCGAGGGCAACCTCGAGGCGCTCGGTGACTTCGATGAGCCCGTCGGTCCTGCATTCTGGGAGCGCGGATGAGTACTGCGACCGACACACAGCGCAAGGCGCCCGCCGGTGAGCGGGTGGCCGACTGGGCGGACGGCCGACTCGGGATCTACTCCCTGGCCAAGGCCAACATGCGCAAGATCTTCCCGGACCACTGGTCCTTCATGCTCGGTGAGATCGCCCTCTACAGCTTCATCATCATCATCATCACGGGTGTGTACCTGACGCTGTTCTTCCACCCGAGCATGAACGAGGTCGTGTACCACGGCTCGTACGAGCCGATGCAGGGCATCCGGATGTCCGAGGCCTACGCCTCGACGCTGGACATCAGCTTCGACGTCCGCGGTGGTCTGCTGGTCCGGCAGATCCACCACTGGGCCGCGCTGATCTTCCTGGCCGGCATGTTCGTGCACATGATGCGCGTCTTCTTCACGGGTGCGTTCCGCAAGCCGCGTGAGATCAACTGGCTGTTCGGCTTCCTGCTGTTCGTGCTGGGCATGTTCACCGGCTTCACCGGCTACTCGCTCCCGGACGACCTGCTGTCCGGTACGGGTGTCCGCTTCACCCAGGGCGCGATCCTGTCGATGCCGATCGTCGGCACGTACATCTCGATGTTCCTGTTCGGCGGAGAGTTCCCCGGTCACGACTTCGTCGCCCGGTTCTACTCGATCCACATCCTGCTGCTGCCGGGCATCATGCTCGGTCTGCTGGTGGCGCACCTGATCCTGGTCTTCTACCACAAGCACACGCAGTTCGCGGGTCCCGGCCGCACCAACAAGAACGTCGTCGGCATGCCGCTGCTGCCGGTGTACATGGCGAAGGCCGGCGGTTTCTTCTTCCTGGTCTTCGGCATCATCGCCGTCATCGCGGCCATCGCCTCGATCAACCCGATCTGGGCCATCGGCCCGTACC contains the following coding sequences:
- a CDS encoding c-type cytochrome, whose translation is MKKLSARRRHPLAAVVVLLLALAATGGLYAAFAPASKAQADETAQSLAIDEGKKLYSVGCASCHGTGGQGTTDGPSLVGVGSAAVDFQVGTGRMPAQQPGAQVPKKKVIYNQAQIDQLAAYVASLGAGPIIPTKNQVSPDGADIAKGGDLFRTNCAQCHNFTGEGGALTNGKYAPSLEGVDPKHIYEAMQTGPQSMPSFPDTTMPEQQKRDIIAYIQTVNSAQSENPGGLKLGGLGPVSEGLFAWIFGLGALIAVAIWVAAHTAKAKKS
- the coxB gene encoding cytochrome c oxidase subunit II, whose translation is MSPNGSDRSSRRPMRRKLPQVLTAGLILATATGCTYKDFPRLGMPTPVTEEAPRILSLWQGSWAAALATGVLVWGLILWSVIFHRRSRTKVEVPPQTRYNMPIEALYTVVPLIIVSVLFYFTARDESKILSLSPKPAHTINVVGYQWSWGFNYIENVDGSTATGNEIPKELDAIPNRFQKDFPKGAEGVYDFGIPGTRNPQNGNPGPTLWLPKGEKVRFVLTSRDVIHSFWVVPFLMKQDVFPGHTNAFEVTPNQEGTFMGKCAELCGADHSRMLFNVKVVSPERYQAHLEELAKKGQTGYVPAGIEQTDPARNAETNKL
- a CDS encoding ubiquinol-cytochrome c reductase iron-sulfur subunit, yielding MSSQEIPDENLPAEQDTAHGAVVEVADDPFADPGLPAHKPRIQDIDERAAKRSERAVAFMFTLSMLATIGFIASYVIFPVDKIVYIWPFGHVSALNFSLGLTLGVALFAIGAGAVHWARTLMSDVEVADDRHAIEAEPEVKAKVLADFAAGAEESAFGRRKLIRNTMFGALALVPLSGVVLLRDLGPLPEKKLRNTLWAKGKQLINMNTMEPLRPEDVAVGSLTFAMPEGLSEHAEDFQNQIAKAALMIIRIQPENIKDKREREWAHEGIVAFSKICTHVGCPISLYEQQTHHVLCPCHQSTFDLSDGARVIFGPAGHALPQLRIGVNSEGNLEALGDFDEPVGPAFWERG
- a CDS encoding cysteine desulfurase/sulfurtransferase TusA family protein, encoding MPYFDTASSAPLHPVARQALLAALDEGWADPARLYREGRRARLLLDAAREAAAEAVGCRPDELTFTPSGTRAVHAGISGALAGRRRVGRHLVVSSVEHSSVLHSAAAHEAQGGSVSEVPVDRSGAVSTAAFADALREDTALACLQSANHEVGTEQPVAGVAEVCRAAGVPLLVDAAQSLGREPVPDGWSLLVGSAHKWGGPSGVGLLAVRKGVRFAAQGPADERESGRAAGFENIPAIVAAAASLRAVRAEAAAESVRLRALVDRIRATVAEVVPDVEVVGDPVRRLPHLVTFSCLYVDGETLLHELDRAGFSVSSGSSCTSSTLTPSHVLRAMGVLSEGNVRVSLPNGTAGEDVDRFLDVLPRVVAEVRQRLGAPAAVPPSPAPAASLVIDALGKRCPIPVIELAKVIGEVPPGGTVTVLSDDEAARLDIPAWCAMREQEYVGEEPADRGSAYVVRRLV
- the ctaD gene encoding cytochrome c oxidase subunit I yields the protein MSILNEPQGAAAADDSYEDELPVRRKQPGNVVIKWLTTTDHKTIGTMYLVTSFAFFCIGGLMALFMRAELARPGTQIMSNEQFNQAFTMHGTIMLLMFATPLFAGFANWIMPLQIGAPDVAFPRLNMFAYWLYLFGSIIAVAGFLTPQGAADFGWFAYSPLSDAVRSPGVGADMWIMGLAFSGFGTILGSVNFITTIICMRAPGMTMFRMPIFVWNVLLTGVLVLLAFPVLAAALFALEADRKFGAHVFDAANGGALLWQHLFWFFGHPEVYIIALPFFGIISEVIPVFSRKPMFGYIGLISATIAIAGLSVTVWAHHMYVTGGVLLPFFSFMTFLIAVPTGVKFFNWIGTMWKGSLSFETPMLWAVGFLITFTFGGLTGVILASPPMDFHVSDSYFVVAHFHYVIFGTVVFAMFSGFHFWWPKFTGKMLDERLGKITFWTLFVGFHGTFLVQHWLGAEGMPRRYADYLAADGFTALNTISTISSFLLGLSMLPFFYNVWKTAKYGKKIEVDDPWGYGRSLEWATSCPPPRHNFLTLPRIRSESPAFDLHHPEIAALEQLEHHFEDDKALAGGKEAGK
- a CDS encoding ubiquinol-cytochrome c reductase cytochrome b subunit; translation: MSTATDTQRKAPAGERVADWADGRLGIYSLAKANMRKIFPDHWSFMLGEIALYSFIIIIITGVYLTLFFHPSMNEVVYHGSYEPMQGIRMSEAYASTLDISFDVRGGLLVRQIHHWAALIFLAGMFVHMMRVFFTGAFRKPREINWLFGFLLFVLGMFTGFTGYSLPDDLLSGTGVRFTQGAILSMPIVGTYISMFLFGGEFPGHDFVARFYSIHILLLPGIMLGLLVAHLILVFYHKHTQFAGPGRTNKNVVGMPLLPVYMAKAGGFFFLVFGIIAVIAAIASINPIWAIGPYRPDQVSTGAQPDWYMGFAEGLIRVMPGWEINLWGHTLVLGVFIPLMAFGLVLAIIAVYPFVESWVTGDKREHHILDRPRNAPTRTAFGVAWITEYVIVFIGGGNDLWATHFHLSLNAISWFVRIFIFVGPVLAFIATRRICLGLQRRDKEKVLHGRESGIIKRLPHGEFVEIHEPLGPEQLHTLTAHEQYKPVEIGPTVDENGVERKVSVLQKLRARLSKGYFGEDNQIAKPTAEEYKEITSGHGHH
- a CDS encoding carbohydrate kinase family protein, producing MRIAVTGSIATDHLMTFPGRFADQLVADQLHTVSLSFLVDNLDVRRGGVAANICFGMGLLGTEPILVGAAGSDFDEYRAWLDRHGVDTGSVRISEVLHTARFVCTTDADHNQIGSFYTGAMSEARLIELKAVADRVGGLDLVSIGADDPEGMLRHTEECRSRGIPFAADFSQQIARMDGDEIRILLDGATYLFSNEYEKGLIESKTGWTDEEILAKVGHRVTTLGARGVRIERAGQEPIEVGCPEEEIKADPTGVGDAFRAGFLSGLAWGVGLERAAQVGCMLATLVIETVGTQEYTLRRTHFMDRFTKAYGDEAAAEVRTHLG
- a CDS encoding cytochrome c oxidase subunit 4, with amino-acid sequence MKIQGKMFIWLSVFILAMAVTYGVWSKEPAGTTALVLAFGLSVMIGFYLAFTARRVDALAQDNKEADVADEAGEVGFFSPHSWQPLSLAVGGALAFMGVIFGWWLLYFSAPVILIGLFGWVFEYYRGENRTQ
- a CDS encoding heme-copper oxidase subunit III produces the protein MSVVATATTVETGHAHPSVNRPNLTSVGTIIWLSSELMFFAALFAMYFTLRSVMGPDHWKEMASALNFPFSATNTTILVLSSLTCQLGVFAAERGDVKKLRAWFVITFVMGAIFIGGQVFEYTELVKKDGLSLSSDPYGSVFYLTTGFHGLHVTGGLIAFLLVLGRTYAAKRFTHEQATAAIVVSYYWHFVDVVWIGLFATIYMIK
- a CDS encoding Ig-like domain-containing protein, translating into MNHTPRIRPAVGCTLLVVTLVAGVTACGGSGGHPLAEKPYDAVDEISSNASDGDGKVDPGKPLEVTVNGDDGRITDVSAVDTTGRHLAGELDADGQRWHSTLPLAAGTRYTVRVSTEDDDGAPGGRTLSFGTTSAKKFLKVAFGPQAGTYGVGQPITAELSAPIKDKASRANVERALRVRSTPAVTGSWYWVDDKTLHYRPKDYWPARATIDVTSGLAGVKVTDALYGAPTKALRLTTGDRIEAVTDAAAHSMTVKRNGKVINTIPVTTGKPGFSTRNGVKVVLGKEYNVRMRGETIGIAEGSSDSYDLLVYYATRVTWSGEYVHAAPWSTGSQGYANVSHGCTGMSTGQAEWFYNTVRQGDIVTVVGSQGETMTPFDNGYGDWNLSWAKWLKGSALQKNTTPDRTDTFQAARLRPEV